In the Malassezia vespertilionis chromosome 1, complete sequence genome, one interval contains:
- a CDS encoding uncharacterized protein (COG:G; EggNog:ENOG503NUM3), with protein sequence MSQRLVVVSNRLPVTINPNSSVPGGYVFNESTGGLVSALCGTKKAMEFTWIGWPGPGVPTGSIPYIETTLREEYNCKPVWLPDEMAERHYNGFSNSILWPLFHYHPGEMSFDEENWTAYREANMRFAKAVMEVLRPGDRVWVQDYHLMLLPLMLTALLEGSGIEVLIPHDNPKLGLIAKICAESMPEFSVIPARSCAGDRILRRSDIKIGFFLHTPFPSSEVYRILPVRREILLGVLFCDLIGFQTYDYVRHFLSSCMRILGLPTFPNGAAFGNRHVQVRTYPIGIEPQQFEECLQQESVQSRISQLSRRFEGVKIIIGVDRLDYIKGIPQKLQGLETFFEDHPEWIGRVVLLQIAVPSRQDVEEYQNLHTTVNETVGRINGRFGTVESLPIHLLYRSVPFKELCALYAASDVCLVTSTRDGMNLVSYESLNGSLIINPWDRFAVADAIYTALTMQPEARRANSEKMLKYVKRHTASWWGRSFVEDLGKTHDSRLDCGIEHA encoded by the exons ATGTCACAACGCTTGGTCGTAGTAAGCAATCGACTGCCGGTGACGATCAATCCAAACAGCTCCGTGCCTGGTGGGTATGTATTTAACGAGTCTACCGGCGGGCTTGTTAGTGCCTTGTGTGGCACCAAGAAGGCGATGGAGTTTACGTGGATCGGCTGGCCAGGCCCGGGCGTGCCTACTGGTAGCATCCCGTACATTGAGACGACGTTGCGCGAAGAGTACAACTGCAAGCCAGTGTGGCTTCCAGATGAGATGGCTGAGCGGCACTACAATGGATTTTCCAACTCAATTCTATGGCCGCTCTTTCACTACCACCCGGGCGAGATGAGCTTTGATGAGGAGAATTGGACTGCATACCGCGAAGCGAATATGCGGTTCGCCAAGGCGGTAATGGAAGTACTTCGACCCGGAGATCGGGTATGGGTGCAGGACTACCATCTCATGCTTCTTCCGCTGATGTTGACCGCACTTTTGGAAGGCAGCGGGATTGAAGTGCTAATCCCCCATGACAATCCCAAGCTTGGCTTAATCGCCAAAATTTGCGCCGAGTCGATGCCCGAGTTTTCCGTCATTCCTGCGCGGTCGTGCGCGGGGGATCGAATATTACGTCGCTCCGATATCAAGATTGGATTCTTCCTGCATACACCTTTCCCAAGCAGCGAAGTGTACCGCATCCTCCCTGTCCGCCGCGAGATTTTGCTTGGGGTTTTATTCTGCGACTTGATTGGTTTCCAGACGTACGACTATGTCCGCCATTTCCTCTCTTCCTGCATGCGCATCCTTGGCCTACCGACGTTTCCGAATGGTGCCGCGTTTGGCAACCGACACGTCCAAGTGCGGACCTACCCGATCGGCATTGAACCACAGCAGTTTGAAGAGTGCCTTCAGCAAGAGTCTGTACAGAGCCGCATTAGCCAACTTTCGCGACGCTTCGAGGGGGTAAAGATAATTATCGGCGTCGATCGACTTGACTACATCAAAGGGATTCCCCAAAAGCTGCAGGGGCTAGAGACCTTCTTCGAGGACCATCCCGAATGGATTGGCCGCGTTGTTTTACTACAAATCGCCGTACCTTCGCGGCAAGACGTGGAAGAGTACCAAAACTTGCATACTACCGTCAACGAGACAGTCGGGCGAATCAATGGGCGTTTTGGCACGGTCGAGAGTTTGCCCATTCATCTATTGTATCGCTCCGTGCCTTTTAAAGAACTATGTGCATTGTATGCCGCAAGCGACGTGTGTTTAGTGACAAGCACCCGCGACGGTATGAACTTG GTTTCCTACGA ATCGCTGAATGGTTCGCTGATTATCAATCCGTGGGACCGCTTCGCGGTAGCGGATGCAATTTATACTGCACTGACTATGCAGCCtgaagcgcggcgtgcaaacTCAGAAAAAATGCTTAAATATGTCAAGCGGCACACCGCCTCTTGGTGGGGCCGCAGTTTTGTGGAAGATCTCGGCAAGACGCACGACAGTAGGTTGGACTGCGGGATCGAACACGCATAA
- the ARG1 gene encoding argininosuccinate synthase (EggNog:ENOG503NWI9; BUSCO:EOG09262A8G; COG:E): MSNSGRVLLAYSGGLDTSTILSWLIDEGYDVIAYMADVGQEEDFEAVRAKALKCGAKDFILDDMRREFVEELIYPAVQANAIYEDVYLLGTSLARPVIARGMIETAEKTGCEYVSHGCTGKGNDQVRFELAFYGLKPDIKVIAPWRIAKFYERFAGRSALLEYAESKGIPVTQTKAKPWSTDENLFHISYEAGILEDPNTTPPDDMWKLTQSPENAPSEPERITIEFKEGIPAKVSVPASGKTHTDSVDIFLTLNALARKHGIGRVDIVENRFIGVKSRGCYESPGATILRTAHIDLEGLTLDREVRRVRDQLITTKLSEILYYGFFFSPESKFVRGCIPASQSTVNGEVKLKLYRGNVVVEGRSSEEMLYDAQFSSMDEMGGFEPENASGFIAVQAIRLRRYGLGQAKKGKAGADIKTAYQL; encoded by the exons ATGTCGAACTCTGGACGTGTTTTGCTAGCGTACTCCGGTGGTCTTG ATACATCGACTATTCTCTCGTGGCTTATTGATGAAGGATATGACGTGATTGCGTATATGGCCGACGTCGGCCAGGAAGAAGACTTCGAGGCTGTCcgtgccaaggcgctgAAGTGCGGCGCTAAAGATTTTATTTTGGAT GACATGCGCCGTGAATTTGTGGAAGAGCTGATCTACCCTGCGGTGCAAGCGAACGCAATTTACGAGGATGTCTACCTTTTGGGAActtcgcttgcgcgcccTGTTATTGCGCGCGGTATGATTGAGACCGCGGAAAAGACAGGCTGTGAGTACGTGTCTCATGGCTGTACCGGCAAGGGCAATGACCAAGTCCGCTTCGAGCTCGCTTTTTACGGATTGAAACCCGATATCAAGGTCattgcgccatggcgcatcgccaaaTTTTACGAACGCTTTGCGGGACGCAGTGCACTTTTGGAGTACGCAGAATCGAAAGGTATTCCTGTGACGCAGACCAAGGCCAAGCCCTGGTCGACCGATGAGAACCTGTTCCACATTTCGTACGAGGCTGGTATCTTGGAAGACCCCAACACGACGCCTCCTGATGACATGTGGAAGCTCACGCAATCGCCCGAGAATGCGCCGAGTGAGCCCGAGCGGATCACAATCGAATTTAAGGAGGGCATCCCGGCCAAAGTCAGCGTGCCTGCCTCTGGCAAGACGCATACCGACTCAGTCGACATTTTCTTGACCCTCAATGCTCTTGCCCGCAAGCACGGTATTGGCCGTGTCGACATTGTAGAGAATCGCTTCATCGGTGTCAAGTCTCGTGGCTGCTACGAGTCTCCTGGCGCCACGATCCTCCGCACTGCGCATATCGACCTTGAGGGTCTTACGCTTGACCGCGaagtgcgccgcgttcGTGACCAGCTCATCACCACCAAGCTGTCCGAGATCCTCTACTATGGATTCTTTTTCAGCCCCGAGAGCAAGTTTGTCCGTGGCTGCATTCCCGCGAGTCAGAGCACGGTGAATGGTGAAGTAAAGCTGAAGCTATACAGGGGCAACGTCGTTGTCGAGGGCCGCAGCTCCGAAGAAATGCTTTACGATGCGCAATTCTCTTCGATGGATGAAATGGGTGGCTTTGAGCCTGAGAATGCGTCAGGCTTCATTGCCGTGCAGGCTATTCGTCTGCGTCGCTACGGTCTTGGCCAGGCTAAGAAAGGCAAGGCCGGCGCGGACATTAAAACTGCGTACCAGCTCTGA